Below is a window of Solanum stenotomum isolate F172 chromosome 7, ASM1918654v1, whole genome shotgun sequence DNA.
ACAACATCCCAACAGATTATATTAAGATAAAAACGAAATGAAAGAGATTTGACGAAGAACAGTACATTTTGTCGAGCAGCAAATAGGACTTTGACATCAAGGATTCCGACTTTAAACTCGACCTTTTCTCTTCGacttgaaacaaaaaaaatgaaaacagaGAGAGTAGAAACAGAGACAAtccttttaagaaaaaaggcTCTAAAAGCTCTGAAGTATTGTAGTTTTTCAATCGATTTTCTCGATGCTACTCGATGATTTCAAATGGGAAGACGCCTGCCCTTTTATAGTCGAAAATCGAACTAAAAAATACgaatttgaaatcaaaatacTCACTGGAAAGTAGAGAGTTGCTGCTACAGAACAAATCAATGTCACCTTTTCAGATTTTTGAAGCCATTAGGATAAGGTATAGGCGGCATAGGGTGTCTCCTTTTGTTGGAAAAGGGATGATGGAGGAGACATAAAGCAAGATACCGCCGGATATTGTTGTTTTCCGGCGGTTCATGGCCGAACTTGATGGGACAGAGGAGTGACGGGGTATGGGGATGGAGAACGCCTGGGGAAGGGGGAGAAGATGTGAGGCGATGGGGGTTGAGATGATATTGGAAACCGCCGGATGTTCTTGTTTTCCGGCGGTCCATAGCCGTTTTCTTTGGCAGGATCTGGGAAAGGGGTGAAACGTTTAGGGAAGATGAGGATTCTTGGGAAAGACAAGTCTGAAAATGACGTACTATTttttggaaaagaagaaaacaatttgGGATTTAATTTGGGTCGTCCGATCATTTGATCGGACGGTTGGTAAAAATAAAGAGTATAAATAATTNNNNNNNNNNNNNNNNNNNNNNNNNNNNNNNNNNNNNNNNNNNNNNNNNNNNNNNNNNNNNNNNNNNNNNNNNNNNNNNNNNNNNNNNNNNNNNNNNNNNNNNNNNNNNNNNNNNNNNNNNNNNNNNNNNNNNNNNNNNNNNNNNNNNNNNNNNNNNNNNNNNNNNNNNNNNNNNNNNNNNNNNNNNNNNNNNNNNNNNNNNNNNNNNNNNNNNNNNNNNNNNNNNNNNNNNNNNNNNNNNNNNNNNNNNNNNNNNNNNNNNNNNNNNNNNNNNNNNNNNNNNNNNNNNNNNNNNNNNNNNNNNNNNNNNNNNNNNNNNNNNNNNNNNNNNNNNNNNNNNNNNNNNNNNNNNNNNNNNNNNNNNNNNNNNNNNNNNNNNNNNNNNNNNNNNNNNNNNNNNNNNNNNNNNNNNNNNNNNNNNNNNNNNNNNNNNNNNNNNNNNNNNNNNNNNNNNNNNNNNNNNNNNNNNNNNNNNNNNNNNNNNNNNNNNNNNNNNNNNNNNNNNNNNNNNNNNNNNNNNNNNNNNNNNNNNNNNNNNNNNNNNNNNNNNNNNNNNNNNNNNNNNNNNNNNNNNNNNNNNNNNNNNNNNNNNNNNNNNNNNNNNNNNNNNNNNNNNNNNNNNNNNNNNNNNNNNNNNNNNNNNNNNNNNNNNNNNNNNNNNNNNNNNNNNNNNNNNNNNNNNNNNNNNNNNNNNNNNNNNNNNNNNNNNNNNNNNNNNNNNNNNNNNNNNNNNNNNNNNNNNNNNNNNNNNNNNNNNNNNNNNNNNNNNNNNNNNNNNNNNNNNNNNNNNNNNNNNNNNNNNNNNNNNNNNNNNNNNNNNNNNNNNNNNNNNNNNNNNNNNNNNNNNNNNNNNNNNNNNNNNNNNNNNNNNNNNNNNNNNNNNNNNNNNNNNNNNNNNNNNNNNNNNNNNNNNNNNNNNNNNNNNNNNNNNNNNNNNNNNNNNNNNNNNNNNNNNNNNNNNNNNNNNNNNNNNNNNNNNNNNNNNNNNNNNNNNNNNNNNNNNNNNNNNNNNNNNNNNNNNNNNNNNNNNNNNNNNNNNNNNNNNNNNNNNNNNNNNNNNNNNNNNNNNNNNNNNNNNNNNNNNNNNNNNNNNNNNNNNNNNNNNNNNNNNNNNNNNNNNNNNNNNNNNNNNNNNNNNNNNNNNNNNNNNNNNNNNNNNNNNNNNNNNNNNNNNNNNNNNNNNNNNNAAAACATTATTTTTAggctatttattaaatatttatataaaagatgaGAATTATATAAACCAACatgtaaaattatataattatttctgaaaaatactaaccaaaactaattagaaagagattttaaaatatatatattttttaggatttttcaaagacgattatttcaaattgtttgaaattgaagaagctcgatagTTAACTCGAATTGCATGGGGTCAAAATTGGGTATCAACAACTGCCCCATTCTATGTGTAGGGTCGATGAAAGAGAACCTGGCCAAAGAAGATTGACGAATTCAATTTTGACTGAACCCACTTTCATCTCGTTAAAAGAAAGGCTCGATATGGATTTTTGAGGAATTATGGTCGGACCCCAATATTGAGTTTCCTATATATCTCAAGTTACATGAGAATTctggccacttgtagttcgatacgcttgatttCATGCACGATTATGGAAGAATTTGAAAGCTATCCCgatatcaaattatgaagaGACCGAAATGCTTgggaataagatttaagagagAATGTTGGAATACTACCGAGTTTTCAATATTGAGCCCTCCTACATATCCTTCAAGTCAAGGAATCAGGTTGTTTGTTGTTCGACTCGATCGATTGAAAAGGAAGTCTATTATGTAAGATAACCTTTGGTTCTGGAGGAGTGACAAGacgagtatgaaaaagaggcttgcaacctcttagccatgaatgtggtgcacttcacacccataattaagaacttacacgaaCATACTTTCCAAAGCTCTTCGTGTATTGTCACTCAGATTGATTTTCCTCCAGTGAGAGTAAAAAGTTTTTCGGATGCGAAATTGAAACCGATAAACCCAAAGAAAAACTCACATGCCTTCtaataggggtgtggtttgattgtggtggaagttgcTCCTCAACTCGCGTACTAAGAGTTTGATACCCTTCTTCgaactatgtcccagttcgctgctaagaaaagttCCATGTGGTGTTGCGTCCTTTTTGTTGACGTCTGCACCTGTGATTTAATTGAGAATACATCCTCTCGGATGTTCTCTATAAAGAGTTGGCATGCCAGCCTCCTCCGATTTTGATGTAGAGTAAACGAGGCACCTGTCCAAAGTTTgatgtaatttataatatactTCTCAAACTTCAGCCTCGTCCAGTGTTGGCACGATATATGATGACTTAATATGTTGTTATATGTTTGCGGCCCTTTTGGCAATAATATCGCCTCTTTTGGTAAATAAATGGATGACCCTCTCGGTAATGGTATAATAccatttattaatataatgttgATGGCTCTCTCGACAATGATGTTACTATATTTGATAATATGAAAtggatggccctctcggcaatgaTATTACCACCTTTGGTAATAAATTGTTGATTGCCCTCTTAGCAATGATATTATCACCtttgataatataatatggATTGCCCTTTCGGCAATGATATTACCATCTTTGATAATATGAAATGGATGACCCTCTCGGCAATGATATTATCACCTTTTGTAACATAATGTTGATGTCCCTGTCGGCAATGATATTATCACGTCTAACAATATAATATGGATTGCCCTCTTGGCAATGACAATATCGCCTCCGATAATATAATATGGAATGGCCTTTCGGCAATGCACATCACTGTATCTGGTATCGATGTGACTTACAAATATCCTTCAACGTTATCCTCTTCCGACTTTGACGTAGAGCAAATGAGGCACATGTCCAAAGTTTgatgtgatttataatatactTCTCAAACTTCAGCCTCGTCCAGTGTTGACACGGTATATGATGACTTGATATGTTGTTATATGTTCGTGGCCCTTTCGGCAATAATATCGccatttttggtaaataaatgGATGACCCTCTCGGTAATGATATAATAACctttattaatataatgttgATGGCTCTCTCGGCAATGATGTTACCATCTTTGATAATATGCAATGGATGGCCCTCTCGACAATGATATTACCACCTTTGGTAATAAAATGTTGATGGCCCTCTCGACAATGATATTATCACCtttgataatataatatggatggccctcttggcaatgaTATTACCATCTTTGATAATATGAAATAGATGACCCTTTCGGCAATGATATTATCACATCTAACAATATAATATGGATGGCCCTCTTGGTAATGATAGTATCACCCCCGATAATATAACATTGAATGGCCTTTCGGCAATGCACATCACTGTATCTAGTATCGATGTGACTAGATATTCTTGGGCGCTTTTGCTCTTCTGACTTTCCCATATTTGTCGAACATAATAATCTCTTGATATTCTTGTAAACTTGCATCCacaaaaatttattagttttaaatgaACTAATCTGAGTTGACTTCTTTGATTGCTTGCTCTTCTTCTTGATATCTTTGGTTGAGTGCTTCTAGCTTCCTGCTTCTTGATAGACATAAGATAGATCTATATTTTAGACCAAATATTTGGCACATGTATAAAGTTctaagaaaaatagatttttgaaaagtaatttgatgaaggtcactgccaagtgtcatgtcacatTAAAGCTTAAGTGAACACTTCAATTCAAGTTTCGATATATCCAATCTAAAATTCCTTTTAAGCTGGGGAAATCAGAAGATAATTGAAGTTTGACTTTGAATTTCTGAGAGATTAGGGTTCATGTGCTTCTGATCACGCTGGAGATTACTTGTCCTTAACTTTGAACTTCTGACAGTACTTGATAGAATTTTTGagtcttctcaaaaattctgccctaGTGAAATGTCTTGGAATTTCTCAAGTCTTTGGTAGGAAGACTTgcggaatttttgagatcttctcaaaaattctgtcccagttgtCGTTTTCTAATGCATGCTCAATCTTGTCTTACTGACGAAGGATCTTTAGAATTTTTGagctcctctcaaatattctgcCCCAGTTTCCACTATTAAgggaaatgaaaattttatcgGGTGTATGACTGAGTTGTtatggcgcctacgtatcccgttgaggcaagAATCAGGTAAAATAGAGTTCCCCTTGGGGGAATAAAAGAAATAggatattttaataataaaatgactGAGGctgacataggccgcctacgtatctcatttttgagaattcaggGCAGACATAGTTCAATACAAGGATATAAGAACTTGACATAAGCAATTACAAGCAAATGAtacgattacaaggaaagtaaTGAGAGAAAAACTAATCTTCAGATGTAGTATCTCTTGACAACATCTGAGTTGATTGGTTTTGGCCACTCTTGGTCATCCATCTCTGACAGGATcaaggcacctccagataacACTTTACGAACCATGTatggtccttgccaatttggtgaaAATTTTTCCTTATACTCATCTTGATGGGGGAAGATATGTTTGAGGACCAATTGTCCTTCTTCAAATGTTCGAGATCtcacttttttgttgaaagcacgaatcattctctgttGATATAATTGGTCATGACAAACATCGGTCATCCTCTTTTCATCACTTAAGGCTAAATGTTCAATCCGATTACGAACCCAATCAACACTGCTCAGTTTGGCTTCTTGAATGAGcctcaatgaaggtatttcaacttcagCAGGTATCACTGCTTCTGTCCCATATACTAGCAAGTATAGAGTTGCTCAAATTGATGTTCTAACGGTTGTTCGGTATCCCAATAAAGCATATGGTAATATCTCATGCCAACCTCTGTGATTATCAATAATCTTtctcaaaatctttttgatgTTCTGATTGGCAACTTCTACAACTCCATTCATTTGAGGACGATAAGCAGTCGAATTTtggtgagtaatcttgaattgctCACATATCTCCTTCATCAAATGACTGTTGAGGTTTGCATCATTGTCTGTAATAATGGAATCAGGTAGTCCAAATCGGCATATTAAGTTGTTACGAATGAAATCAGCTACTACCTTCTTCGTCACATATTTATAAGAAtttgcttccacccacttggtgaagtaatcaatggcaaccaaaataaatttatgtccATTAGAGGCGACTGACTCAATTGggccaatgacatccatgccccaggCCACGAATGGCCAAGGCGATCCCATAGCATTAAGTTTATGAGGGGGTACTCGGATCAAATCACCATGTAATTGACATTTATGACACTTTTGCACAAATCTACAATAATCAtgctccatagtcatccaaaaataaccaGCCTGAAGGATCTTCTTTGCCAAAGTAAGCCTGTTCATATGAGGTCCATAGACTCCAGCATGTACCTCTTCCAGAAGTCTTGTAGCTTCCATGGAATGTACGCACCTGAGGAGTCCCAAATTtggagtcctcctataaaggatttccccacttAGAAAGAAATTGTTAGCCAATCGATGTATTGCCTTCTTTTGATTGGATGTCGCATCATCTGGATAAATTCCAGTCTCTAGGTACTTCTTTATATCATAATACCAAGGCTTTTCGTCTGGTTCCGATTCGACATGCAAGCAATGAGCGGGTTGTTCCTTTAAATCTATCTCCAAATGATTAAAGTAATTATGATCTGGATGTTTGATCATAGAGGAGATAGGGGCAAGAGCATCGGCAAATTCATTTTGCAACCTTGGAGTGTGCATAAACTCTATCTTTCGAAATATTTTGCACAATCTTTGCACCAATTGTACATATGATACAATCTTTGGAATCTTCACGGCCCATTCCCTTTGAACCTGGTGAATTAACTAGTCTGAATCTCCAATTACTAGCAACTCTTAGACATTCATGTCGATGGTTAACATTATGCCAAGAACCAAGCGTCGTACTCCGCTATATTATTGGTgcaatgaaattgaagtttagCCGCCACAGGGTAATGTTGACCAGATTTTGATATTAGAACCACTCCAATTCCAGCTCCATTATAAGTcaccgctccatcaaagaataccCTCCAACCAGGGTATGACTCAAAAATGCTTTCTCCTATGAACAATACATCTTCGTCACGGAAATATGTTTTGAGCGGTTCATATTCTTCATCGATTGAATTTTCTACAAGATGATCGGCTAATGCTGTCCTTTTACCGCTTTTTGAGTAACATACACAATATCAAACTCGCTCAGAAGCATCTGCCATTTCGCCAATTTTCCAATCGGCAtagctttctggaaaatatacttcaatggatccattttggaaataaaatatatatgaagaCAAATAATGCCTCAGCTTTTGGgcgatccaagtcaaagcacaacatgttctTTCCAATAGAGTGTACCGAGACTCATATGGAGTAAACTTCTTGCTAAGATAGTAGATCACGCATTTCAGCTTTCTAGTTTCATCATGTTGTCCTAATACACACCCGAATGCATTCTCTGAGATGGACAAGTATAGTAACAATGGACTTCCTTCTCGCGGAGGTACCAATACTGGTGGATTTGTCAAATAATCTTTGATAGTATCGAAAGCTTTTTGACACTTTTTGGTCCACACCGTCAGTACGTCTTTTTTCAACAACTTAAAGATAGGCTCGCAAACTACTGTGGATTAAGCTATGAATCGACTGATGTAGATCAATCTTCCTAGGAAACTCATAACTTCTTTCTTAGACTTCAGAGGCGGTAAATCCTAAATCGCCTTGACTTTGGTAGGATCAAGCTCAATGCGTCTGCTACTAACTATGAAACACAATAATTTACCAGCGGGTACTTCAAAAGCACATTTAGTGGGATTCAGCTTCAAGTTGTATTGACGCAATCGATCAAAGAACTTTCTCAAATGGGTCAAGTGATCTAAACTCTTGTGAGTCTTGATGATTACGTCATCCACATACACTTCAATTTCCTTATGGATTATATCATGGAAGATAGCTGTCATGGCTCTCATGTATGTGGCTCCGACATTCTTAAGACCAAATGGCATTACCCGGTAATGATAAACACCCCAAGGTGTAATGAAAGTTGTCTTTTCAGCATTTTTTTCATCCATCAAAATCTAATTATAACCTGCAAAGCAATTCACATATGATTGCATTTCATCCTTAGCACAGTTGTTGATGAGAATGTGGATATTCGGTAATGGAAAATTGTGTTTGGGACTGGCTTTATTGAGGTCTCTATAATCAACACATATTCTAATTTTACCATCTTTCTTAGGCACTGGAACAATATTGGCTAACCAAGTTGGATATTTGGTAACCTCCATAACTTTGGCTTGAATCTGTTTGGTAACTTCTTCTTTGATTCTCAAACTCAAATCTAGCTTGAACTTCCGAGTTTTCTGCTTTACCGGACTGAAATCTggattgatcggcaacttgtgAGAAACAATATTTGTGCTCAATCCGGGCATATCATCATAGGACCAAGCAAATATGTCGATGTACTACTTAAGCAAACTGATGAGAACTTCTTTCTGAGTTTCTATGAGATGGACACTGATCCTGGTTTCTTTAACACTTTCTTCGTCTCCCAGGTT
It encodes the following:
- the LOC125869934 gene encoding uncharacterized protein LOC125869934, yielding MEATRLLEEVHAGVYGPHMNRLTLAKKILQADNDANLNSHLMKEICEQFKITHQNSTAYRPQMNGVVEVANQNIKKILRKIIDNHRVYGTEAVIPAEVEIPSLRLIQEAKLSSVDWVRNRIEHLALSDEKRMTDVCHDQLYQQRMIRAFNKKVRSRTFEEGQLVLKHIFPHQDEYKEKFSPNWQGPYMVRKVLSGGALILSEMDDQEWPKPINSDVVKRYYI